The DNA sequence GCCATAGGGCATGTATCACCCGAAGCCATGGAGGGCGGGGCGATTGCCATTGTTAAAAACGGTGACAGGATCGACATCAATATTCCCAAACGGCGAATTACATTAAAGGTTTCTGACAAGGAGATTGAGGAGAGGCTTTCAAAATGGCGTCCTCCCAAGCCCAAGATTTCCAAGGGATATATGGCGCGATACGCTCGCGCGGTGTCATCTGGGGGAGAGGGAGCTGTGGTGAGATGATAGGAATTGAGGAATCTAGAATTGAGGAATTGGCGGAAATCCATTCAATTGCTGAATCGCTCAATTATTTGTGTGTAACAGGAGGAAATAGAGTGAAAACACTTACAGGAGCACAGATCATCATGGCCGTCCTGAAGGAAGAGGGCGTTAAGACCATCTTTGGTTTCCCGGGCGGCGTTATTATTGACATTTTTGACGAGCTCGCCAAGACGGATATACAGCTTATCCTGGTGCGCCACGAACAGGGGGCGGCCCATGCGGCAGACGGCTACGCGCGGGCAAAGAGCAGTGTGGGCGTTTGCCTGGTCACCTCCGGTCCTGGGGCCACGAACACTGTTAGCGGGCTTGCATCTGCCTATATGGATTCTATTCCGGTAGTTGCGCTCACAGGCCAGGTGCCCACCAAGTTAATCGGAACCGATGCCTTCCAGGAAGTCGATATTGTAGGAATCACCCGGCCTTGCACCAAGCACAACTATCTTGTGAAACGTACAGATGACCTTGCCAGAGTACTAAAAGAGGCCTTTCATGTTGCACGATCAGGACGCCCAGGTCCGGTCTTGGTCGATCTTCCCAAGGATGTGAGTCAAGGCAAGGCAAGATACAAACCCTTGCCGAAACCCAAGATGCCCTCCTACAATCCCACGTACAAACCCAATGTTAAGCAATTGCGGCGGGCGGTGGAGCTTGTTAAGAGAGCAAAAAGACCGGTTGTTTTTTCCGGAGGCGGAGTCATCCTTTCAGGGGCATCCAAGGAATTGACCAACTTTGCCAAGAAATTGCACGCTCCTGTCACAGCCTCTCTGATGGGTCTTGGCGGTTTTCCGGGCACCGATCCTCTCTGGCTGGGAATGCTGGGTATGCACGGCACATACCGCGCCAACATGGCGATCGAGGGATGCGACCTCTTAATCGGCATTGGTGTGCGCTTTGATGACAGGGTGACCGGCAAGGTTGAAGCGTTTGCACCAAATGCAAAGATCATCCATGTTGATATCGACCCTACTTCTATCAGCAAGAATATCCCTGTTACGGTCCCAATCGTTGGTGATTGCAGGGCCTCCCTAAGGGAGATTAACGGCCTCCTTGATGATGAAAAGGTGAGGTTTTCCAAGAAAAGCCGCAAACCCTGGCTTGACCAGATAGAAAAATGGAAAAATACCCAGCCATTAAGATATGAACAGGGAGATGCAATAAAACCCCAGTGTGTAGTTGAAAAGCTCTACGAACTGACACAGGGCAAAGCCATCATTACCACTGAGGTGGGACAGAACCAAATGTGGGCGGCTCAGTATTACCACTTTGATAGCCCAAATTGTTTCATTACCTCTGGCGGACTTGGGTGTATGGGTTTTGGTTTGCCTGCTGCCATTGGGGCGCAGGCGGCTTGTCCTGATAGGCTCGTGGTAGACGTGGCTGGAGACGGGAGTATTCAGATGAATATCCAGGAGCTGGCCACGGCCGTGCAATACAACTTGCCGGTGAAGGTGGTTATCTTAAATAACAGGTATCTTGGTATGGTACGGCAGTGGCAGGAACTCTTTTACAAAAAGCGCTACACGGCTACAGACATGGAATGCGCCCCTGATTTTGCGAAGCTTGCCGAGGCCTATGGGGCCTTAGGCCTGAAGGCCACGAAGCCCGAAGAGGTTGTTTCCGTACTCAAGCAAGGGCTCAAGAGCCCGGGTCCTGCCATAATGGACTTTTGGGTGGCTCGTGAAGAAGGTGTGTACCCCATGGTCCCTGCAGGGGCCGCTTTAAGTGAAATGCTTCTAGTCTAAAACGGAGATTACTTATGCAGAAACATACGATATCGCTGTTGGTGGACAATGAGCCGGGGGTGCTTTCCCGGGTGGCAGGCCTGTTTAGTGGCCGCGGTTTCAACATAGAGAGCCTGTGCGTGGCAGAGACCCTTGACCCCCTGGTTTCCCGCATGACACTCGTAACGCGGGGAGACGATGCCGTTGCAGAACAGATTATGAAACAGCTCAACAAGCTCATTAACGTCATGAAGGTCCATGACCTGACCGGAACGGAATATGTGGAGCGTGAAATGGCCCTGGTCAAAGTCAAGACCAAGGCAGATTCCAGGGCGGAACTCTTGAGGATTGTTGATATTTTCAGGTGCAAAGTCGTTGACGTGAGTCCCACGCACTACACGCTCGAAGTGACCGGTACGGCCGAGAAGCTTGCAGCCATCTTGAGCCTTCTAAAGCCCATGGGGGTTAAGGAGATTGCCCGCACAGGGGCGATTGCGCTGGCGAGGGAGAAAAAATAAAATCGCTACGCGATTTTGTAAAACAAGGAGAATACCTATGGCAAAGATCAATTTTGGTGGTGTCTGGGAGGACGTGGTGACCTCGGAAGAATTTTCTTTGGAGAAGGCGAGAGAGGTCTTGGCTGATGAGACTGTGGCAGTGCTGGGCTATGGTGTGCAGGGTCCTGCCCAGGCGTTGAACATGAAAGACAATGGGATTTCGGTCATCGTGGGCCAGCGCGAGGGTGGCAAGTCCTGGGAAAAGGCTGTCCACGACGGTTTTGTGCCGGGCGAGACCCTTTTTTCGTTGGAAGAGGCGGCCGAGCGGGCTACCATAGTCCAGTATCTCATATCTGATGCCGGCCAGATGGCAGCTTGGCCGAGGCTGAAACCGTTGCTAAAAGAGGGAGATGCCCTCTATTTTTCCCACGGTTTTTCCATTGTTTACAGCGATCAGACCGGAGTGGTCCCCCCGAATAACATTGACGTAATTCTGGTTGCTCCAAAGGGTTCTGGAAGAAATGTGCGATTGAATTTCCTGGACGGAAGCGGCATCAACGGAAGTTACGCGGTTTATCAGGATTTTACTGGCCGGGCAAAGGAGAAAGCCATTGCATTAGGCATAGCCATCGGGTCCGGATACCTGTTTCCGACGACCTTCAAAAATGAGGTGTACAGTGACCTGACCGGAGAGCGCGGGGTTCTTATGGGCTGCCTGGAGGGCGTGTTTGAGGCCCAGTACAGTATATTGCGCAAACACGGACACAGCCCCAGCGAGGCATTCAACGAAACGGTAGAAGAGTTGACCCAGAGCCTGATTCGCCTTGTGGCTGAAAACGGCATGGACTGGATGTATTACAACTGCAGCACAACGGCCCAGAGAGGAGCGCTGGATTGGAGGCACAGATTCCGCAATGCGGTCACACCTGTCTTTGAGGAGCTTTACCAGAGTGTCGTTTCGGGACAAGAGACCAAGCTCGTGCTTGAAGCCAACAGTGCGCCGGATTATAGTGAAAGGCTCGCAGAAGAGCTGGAAGAGATGAAAAACTCCGAGATGTGGCAAGCTGGAGCTGCCGTTCGTGGCCTGAGACCGGAAAACAGGAAAAAGCCATAGGGAAAAACATGCGTCATGGCAGTGAAAAGGCTTGACATGCTGGGAGATGTGTCATAAAATATTAAAAAATCCTACCTAGGAGAGCATACATAAAGAAAAAAACCAAACAGTTTCTTCATTTTATATATCACAGACAATAAGACACTGCCACTTACCCCCTTTATTTACGAAGAGGAATCAATCCTTTTTTTTTCAGATAGTGTCCCTACATAACAGCGTGATTGCTTTTGTCTTGGAATGTTTCCGGGACCAGCGGTTTTTGGTAAAAAGTTTTGGCATTCTTTCATTTTCCATCATTCCATTAGATGTCCGTCTACCTGAGTACACAAGCTAACACCCAAACAGTGTCAATTACTTTTTGATTTCAATGAAGGATGCCAAAGTTTTTTTGTAAATATGTGAAACCACGTCTTCCGGGCGCGGATTCTTTACTAACCGACTAAAGGAAAGAAATCTATGAACTTAGTGGAGTTAAAGGCCTTGAAAGTCAGCAAACTGACTTCAATGGCCAGAAAATTCAATGTCGAGGGCGCCTCAAGCATGCGAAAACAGGAGGTAATTTTTGCGCTTCTGCAAGCACAAACCGAAAAAAACGGCTTGATCTATGGGGAGGGCGTTCTCGAGATTCTGCCAGACGGATTTGGCTTTCTCAGGGCGACGGACTATAGTTACCTGCCCGGACCTGATGATATCTATATTTCACCGTCCCAGATCCGACGTTTTAACCTGAGCACAGGTGACACAGTTTCGGGACAGATTCGGCCGCCCAAGGATAATGAGCGGTATTTTGCCCTTCTTAAGGTGGAAGCGGTTAACTTTGAAGATCCTGAGAAATCAAGGGATAAGATACTCTTTGACAATCTAACCCCCTTGTATCCTGATCGGAGAATCATGCTTGAAAGAGAACCCGACAACTATTGCATGCGGATAATGGATCTCCTAACACCCATAGGGTTTGGTCAGAGGGGCCTGATCGTGTCAGCCCCGAGGACCGGCAAGACCATGTTATTGCAAAACATTGCAAATAGCATCAACGCAAACCATAAGGATGTTGTTCTGATCGTTCTGCTTATCGACGAACGCCCGGAAGAGGTCACTGACATGGCGCGTTCGGTGAAAGCGGAGGTGATTAGTTCTACTTTTGATGAACCGCCGCATAGGCACGTGCAAGTGGCTGAGATGGTCCTTGAGAAGGCCAAGCGACTGGTGGAGAGCAAACGTGATGTGGTCATCCTGTTGGACAGTATCACCCGCCTTGCCCGAGCGTACAACACCGTGGTTCCGCCAAGTGGCAAAATTCTGTCTGGTGGAGTGGACTCCAATGCGCTGCATCGGCCGAAACGCTTTTTTGGCGCTGCTCGCAACATAGAAGAGGGAGGGAGCCTTACCATCGTTGCCACAGCTCTTATTGACACGGGAAGCCGAATGGATGAGGTGATCTTTGAAGAATTTAAGGGGACTGGCAACCTGGAGTTGCAGTTGGACCGAAAGCTCTCTGATAAACGGATATTTCCTGCCATTGACATCAACCGGTCAGGGACCAGAAAGGAGGAGCTGCTTCTCGAACCCGAGGTCCTGAACCGGGCCTGGATCTTGCGAAAGCTGCTATCATCCTTGAATCCTGTGGACAGCATGGAGTTTTTGCTTGAAAAGATGAAGGGAACTGATAATAATAAAGATTTTTTGGACTTGATGAACAGTTAGTTTCCTGTTCGAGAACCACCGTCTGAGTTTGGTGTTGATCGAGAATGACTGCTACTGAATAACGAATCACGACGAGGAGGAAGAATTACATGAAGAAGGACTTACATCCTGATTATTATCAGACTGCAATTCATTGTGCGTGCGGCAATGTGGTGGAGGCAGGATCTACAAAGAAGGACATCCGGGTTGAAATTTGCTCGAAGTGCCACCCCTTTTTTACCGGAAAACAGAAATTGGTTGACACTGCCGGTCGCATTGAACGGTTCCGAAAGAAGTACGCCAATTTTGAGGCGAACAAGAAAAATGCTTGATAAGCTAGCAGGGGTTGAGGAACGCTTTGACAAGCTCGAAGGGCTTCTCAGTGATCCCGAAGTCATAAAAGACCAACAGGCCTATAAGCACTATAGTATGGAACATGCGGAGTTGAGTAAGATCGTTTCCGTCTTTCGCAAATACAAACAGGTGGCCGAGGATATTGAAGAATCCAAGGATCTGCTCAAGGAGGGTGATGAGGAGATCAAGGAACTGGCAAGAGAAGATATCCAGATTTCCACAGAGCGCCTCAAAGAGCTTGAAGGCGACTTGAGGTGGCTCCTGATACCAAAGGATCCAAACGACGAAAAGAATGTCGTTTTGGAAATCCGGGCCGGCACTGGCGGTGAAGAGGCCGGGCTTTTTGCCGCAGACCTTTTCAAGATGTACAGCAAGTATGCAGAAAGCATTGGCTGGAAGGTGGAGATCTTGAGCAGCCATGCTACCGGCGTAGGGGGGCTCAAAGAGATCATTGTCCTAATCAAGGGCAAAGGGGCTTACAGTAGTCTCAAATACGAAAGCGGCACTCACAGGGTCCAGCGTGTGCCTGTGACCGAATCCCAGGGAAGGATCCATACCTCTGCCGTCACTGTGGCTGTTCTCCCCGAGGCTGAAGAGGTGGATGTGAAAATAGAGCCGGACGAAATCAGAGTGGATGTCTTCCGCTCCACCGGTCCGGGGGGACAGAGTGTAAACACAACAGATTCAGCCGTGCGCATAACGCACCTTCCCACAGGGGTAGTAGTGAGTTGTCAGGACGAAAAATCGCAGCATAAGAACAGGGCTAAGGCCATGAAGGTCCTGCGGGCCCGTCTTTACGAAAAGATGCTTTCCGAGCAGAACGAAAAGATATCTGCGGATCGCAAGAGTCAGGTTGGGACGGGGGATCGAAGCGAGCGTATCAGGACGTACAATTTTCCTCAGGGTCGGATAAGCGATCACCGCATCGGGCTTACCCTATACAAACTGGAGAGTGTCCTTGAAGGAGACATTGGAGAAATCATAGATAGCCTTGTAACCCATCATCAAGCCCTTGCCATTCAGAACGTCGAAACAGAGTCGAGGAATGCCGCCTGAGGCCTGGACCACCCTGAAACTTCTTAAATGGGCCACAGGTCACTTCAAATCCCACCATATTGATCAACCGCGCGCCACTGCCGAGATTCTTCTGGCTCACACCCTTGACATGGAAAGGGTGGATCTTTACGTGCATTACGATCGCCCCTTGGAAGCCAGAGAACTAGCAGTTTTTAAGGGACTGATCCAGAGACGACTGCAGCGGGAGCCCGTTGCCTACATTGTGGGCGAGAAGGGATTCTGGTCACTCGATTTGAAGGTGACACGTGATGTGTTAATCCCTCGTCCCGAGACCGAAATATTGGTGGAGGCTGCCCTTTCGATCATACCACGGCAACTATCATCAAAGCGCTTTACAATATTGGATCTTGGCACTGGGTCAGGGGGCATTATCCTTGCATTAGCTAGGGAACGACCGGGTCATCAGTTCTACGGAGTTGACTGCTCGCAAGAAGCGGTGACCCTTGCTCGGGATAATGCCAGAAGACATGAACTGGATAACGCAATTACGTTTTTGCATGGGAACTGGTTTGATGCCGTGTGTGATAAAGAGGGCTATTTCGATCTCATCGTGTCAAATCCTCCTTATATTTCCCGTGATGACCTGGGAACACTTCCTCCGGAGGTTTTGCAATATGAGCCCATTCAGGCCCTTGACGGGGGGGCTGACGGGCTGGATGCAATGCGGCTCATCATTAAGAAGGCGGGAGCATACTTGAGTCCTGGGGGGTGGCTCGTTTTTGAGATTGGCCATGATCAGCGGGATGCAGTCGAAAAGCTCATGTCAGCGTCGGGGGCTTATAGTGATGTGACAGTGATAAAAGACTACAACGGTTTTGATCGAGTGGTCCGGGCAAGGGCAATAAGAAAATAGATTTTTTGACAAAATTCAGCTTTGTGTGTTATTCAAATTCAGGCATTTTTTCTGGTTTCGCTTTTTCAGGTTAACAAGAATATGCAGAAGATACCCCTTAAGTTTGCAAAAGCTGGAATGAAGCTGGCGAAGGCGGTGAGCAACGACAGAGGAATGACCTTGTGTGGCGCAGGGACGGAGCTAACAGAAGAGACCATTGCCCGCCTGTTACGTATGGAGGTAAAGCGAATAACAGTGCTGGGGCATCCCATAGATACCGGCAGACAGGAGAAGAGCCTCAGCCAACAGATAGATGAACTTCACGTGCGTTTCAGGAAAGTTGAACGAAATCCGCTCATGGGTAAGATAAAGAACATGTTATTGCAAGTGTTGAAAGAAGGGGCGGAAGGGGAATGAGTGTCGACAAAGAGAGCTTGAGAACACGCGTTAAGGCGCTCAAGAATGTTCCGACACTTCCGGATGTTTTTGAAGCGATCAACCGTTTGGTGGAGGATCCTGATACTGCGGCAGAGGATATTGCGACCATTATATCGTCTGACCAGGCCCTGTCGGCCAAGATTCTCAGGGTCGTGAACTCTGCGTTGCACGGTTTTCCCGGCCGTATCTCAAGTGTAACACACGCGCTGATCATCCTCGGGTTCGATGTGGTACAGGGGCTTATTCTCAGCGCGTCTGTCTTTGACATGATGCTTGGCAAGGGGATGCAGGGGTTGTGGAAGCACTCTCTCGGGTGTGCCACGACTGCCGGGGTCATTGCCAGAAAAACAAACCACCCCCATCCCGAGGAGGTATCGATCGCTGCCCTGTTGCATGACATAGGAAAGGTGATCATAAAAACCGAACTTCCCGAAGAAACGTGTCGCATAGATGAGGCGATTGAAAAAAGAAAGATCTCTACGTATGAGGCAGAGGAGCAAATCCTTGGACTGAATCACAGCACTGTGGGACGGTGGCTTTGTGAAGAATGGAACCTTCCGAACAAGCTCACGGACCCAATTGCCTGTCACCACAAACCAGGTATGTCGGAGTTCGTGCAGGTGCCGACTGCCATTGTACACGTTGCCGATATCCTTGTCAGGGCGAACGGATTTGGCTTTGCAGGTGACAATCTAGTTCCTCAAATAGACCCCAAGGCCTGGGCTTTGTTGGACATCTCCGATTCCGTGCTGGAAGAGATCATCAGAGAGATGAGTGAGCAATTTGAAGATGCCGGGGACTTCCTTTCTGACGACGGCATTGTCACATGACGCATGGATCCAAAAAGATACTGATAATTGCCCGCGATTCCTCTGATGAGGATGAGATAAGGAGCCTGTTGGAAGGGCAGGGGGAGCCTTTCCTTATTCATACCGCAGAATCTTCACTCCAGGCCCTTGACATGATCTACAGTGCCCCCCCGAATCTGGTAATTATCAATCAGTCATTGCATGAAGAAGGATGGAAAGACCTGTGCAAACGGATTAAGGCCGACACAGTTTTTGGACACCTGCCCATCGTTTTGGTCCTCCAAGACTCCGGAGAGGACTTTGAGATCGACTGGGAAGACCTGCCGGTTGATGACTATCTTCAAAAGCCACTCATTGCCGGCGAGATACGGTCAAGGGTTTCTATGGTCTTTGCACGAACAGCCAGAATGCGCGATGCCAATCCACTGACCAACCTTCCGGGCAACTACTCGATCATGACTCAGATCCAAGGACGTATTGATAGTGGGTCCCCTTTTGTGGTTGCATATGTGGACCTTGACCATTTCAAGTCCTACAATGATAGGTACGGGTTTCTAAGAGGGGATGAGATTCTCAAGATGACTGCCCATCTTCTTACAAACTCCGTCCGGAAACTCGACTCGCCAGATGCCTTTGTAGGTCATGTGGGAGGAGATGACTTTGTTTTCATTGTTCCGCCCGACAGACTGGACGATGTTTGTCAGGAGATCATCGGAAATTTTGATCTGATTGTGGAGAATTTTTACGATGAAGGCGACAGGACACGCGGTTGTATTGACTCCACAAATCGTAAAGGCGAAAAGGAGCGTTTTCCCTTTGTGTCAATTTCCATAGCGGTTGTTACAAATGAGCACAGGCCTATTAAGCATATTGGTCAGGTGAGTGCAATCGCGGCAGAGGTCAAAAAACACGCCAAGTCCATGGAGGGAAGTAATTACTACAAAGACATGCGAGGTGAAGAGAAATGCCTTGAAGTGAACTGGAGGCGCAGATGAAGTTATCAGTAATCTAGGAATTAAGAACTAAGGCATTCATGAATTGCCGGAAATTCATCTAATCCATAAAGCTCGTTAACAAGGCACTTTAGCTCATTTTAGGCATTTTTACTTGCGCTACTAGATGGGGCTTTGGACATAAGGAGACAAGATGGTGGGCGCAGAGGGAAAGGTCGCTTTTCCAGTGATTCCGTCAGATCGAGGAGATGACTTGCACAACCTCGAGTTTGCTGACTCGGCTGACCTGGTTCTTTTTGTGGCAGGCAATCAATTCATGGTCATGAAAGAACTCCTCCTTGCCTTTCAGGAAGAACACCCGGATATTAAGAAAATCTTTTATGAAACACTTCCACCGGGCCTGGAGCTGAAACAGATTTTGGCGGGCGGAGCCATCTTTCGGGAAAGCGTCATAGACGTAGTTCCCGATGTCTATGCCTCTGTGACCGAAAAGGCCATGGAGCGACTTGAAGAGATGGCATTCATTTCAAGGGAAGATTATTTTCTGTATCTTCATAATCGAATTGCCTTCATGACGCCGGAAGGAAATCCTGCGCGGATAGCATCGGTTTCTGATCTTGGGCGAGAGGAGGTGCGTATTTCCCAGCCCAATCCGGAGTATGAAGACATTGCTCATTACATTATCGAGATGTATCGCCAGGCTGGTGGCGAAGACCTTGTGAACCGTATCATGGAAGAGAAGCGGGCAGAGGGGACAACGATTCTGACAATCGTGCACCACAGGGAGACCCCGATGAGGATAGCAAAGAGAACAGTTGACGTGGGTCCTGTATGGGCTACCGAGATCATGCATGCACGGCGGCAAGGCCTTGCCGTGGACGTGGTCGAACCAGGAGAACATCTGGATCAAAGGGACGACATCAACTATTATATTTGCCGTTTAAAGAATGCCGTCCACCCTGAGAACGCTGAAAAATTCCTCAATTTCATCAATTCGGTTCGTGCTCAGGGTATCTATGAAGCTTACGGCTTTGTTCCTTTGTGACCGTTTACGGGTTCAGGGTTCAAAGGTTCGGGGTTCGGAGATTGAAGGTTCACCTCACAAATCTGAACCGTTGATTCGTGAGTTCTGAATAGAGAAGGTATGAGAATAGAAGGATTCGAAGAGATTGAGGGATGGCAGTTGGCCCGCGAGTCAGATCGCAAGGTCAACGAAAAAAGGTAACCCCCTCCGGGGCGTAGGCCCTACGGGCCGGAGGCTGAACGGTTCACCCCGTTAAATAGACTTCCTTTCGGGACACAAAGTGTAATCTTTTCAAGCCGTCAGGCGCAACCTTGCGCCAAATTTAACAGGGTGAACTCTGAACCTGAGCAAGGACATATGACTACTGACTATCCCCTGGAAAAAATATTCCGAACGATTCTGAAAAATGGTGGCTCGTTTGCTGATCTCTATTATGAGTCGAGCCAGACCAATTCCATTATTTGTGATGATAACAGGATTGAAAAGGTCATTACCGGCACAGATGCCGGTGTAGGGCTTCGAGCCATCAGCGATTTCAAGACCTCCTATGCCTACAGCAACCGCTGTTCCGAGAAGGATATCCTCGCCCTTTCAGCAGATCTGGCTGGCGCCGTAAAGGCAAGCCCCCGCGCAACCGCAGCACAGGACTATCCCTTGCGGCCCCCCGTGAACCTTTTGGTGCATCTATCTCCGGGAAACATTGATACGGCCAAGAAAATTGCTATCGTTCGCGAGGCCAATAGGGCCGCCCGCGAAATGGACTCCAGGGTTCGCCAGGTCAAGGTCGTTTACAGCGACAAGCGTCAACAACTGGCCATGGCCAATTCAGAAGGGTTCCTGGTGGAGGAGGACCGCACCTATACGTTGTTCATGGTGCAGGTAGTGGCGGCCGAAAAAGAGCTTGTGCAGACGGGATATGAGCCAGTAGGCGGGCTGATGGGGTTTGAACTATTCGATGAAGTAGACCAGGTTCAGGTGGCTGAAATCGCGGCCCGTCGGGCAGTGCGGGCACTGGAGGCCAGGGAAGCGCCAAGGGGGCTCATGCCTGTCATTCTTTCGAGCGAAGCTGGCGGGACCATGATCCATGAGGCCGTGGGTCACGGCTTAGAGGCAGATCTGGCCCTTGAGGGACTTTCTGTTTACAGCAACCGTATCGGCGAGACAGTGGCCTCCCCCCTGATTACTGTGGTGGATGACGCAAAGCTCATCCAGAAGCGCGGCTCCTATGGCTATGATGACGAGGGCGTTTTAGCGCAAGAGACAGTCTTGATAGAAAAAGGGATATTGAAGGGTTATCTTTGCGACAGGCTTTATGCCATGAGATTCAACGGCGTCTCCACGGGAAACGGAAGACGTCAATCTTACAAGCACCATCCTATTGTGCGCATGTCCAACACCTATATTTCCCCCGGCAAAGATGATCCCGATACGATACTGCGAAATACCCCTGATGGGGTGCTGGTGAAAAAGATGGGCGGGGGACAGGTAAATACCGTGAATGGCGATTTCGTTTTTGAGGTCTCTGAAGGATATCTGATCCGAAACGGCCAAATAGGCGATCCTATTCGTGGCGCAACGCTCGCCGGAAATGGTCCGCAGGTGCTCCAGTCAATTGATCGTGTCGGAAATGACCTCGGATTTGGTATCGGCACCTGTGGCAAGGATGGTCAGGGCGTGCCAGTAGGTGATGCCCAGCCTACCCTCCGCATCCCCGGGATTGTAGTCGGTGGAACCTCACAATCCGGATAAACCGGGACAAAAAAAGTGCCTAACGTTTAAAATGCCTGAAGTGCCTTTTCCCAATTCCTTCAGTTTTTCCATAAGAGTGACGATGTAAAGGACAATATTTGCATCGGAGGCGCTATTATGGAACCAAGTCCGCATCCCGTGAAGAAGCAAGGATACAGAAACTTCTACTGCTTTCACTATGGGGGCTGTTTGGACCATGCGGTTAAGCATCGGTGGCGATGCTGGAATTGTTCGGAGTGTTCAAACAAATCGAGGCAAGAACCAACCGATGCGGTCCGAACCGTTA is a window from the Deltaproteobacteria bacterium genome containing:
- the rho gene encoding transcription termination factor Rho, whose product is MNLVELKALKVSKLTSMARKFNVEGASSMRKQEVIFALLQAQTEKNGLIYGEGVLEILPDGFGFLRATDYSYLPGPDDIYISPSQIRRFNLSTGDTVSGQIRPPKDNERYFALLKVEAVNFEDPEKSRDKILFDNLTPLYPDRRIMLEREPDNYCMRIMDLLTPIGFGQRGLIVSAPRTGKTMLLQNIANSINANHKDVVLIVLLIDERPEEVTDMARSVKAEVISSTFDEPPHRHVQVAEMVLEKAKRLVESKRDVVILLDSITRLARAYNTVVPPSGKILSGGVDSNALHRPKRFFGAARNIEEGGSLTIVATALIDTGSRMDEVIFEEFKGTGNLELQLDRKLSDKRIFPAIDINRSGTRKEELLLEPEVLNRAWILRKLLSSLNPVDSMEFLLEKMKGTDNNKDFLDLMNS
- the ilvC gene encoding ketol-acid reductoisomerase, with amino-acid sequence MAKINFGGVWEDVVTSEEFSLEKAREVLADETVAVLGYGVQGPAQALNMKDNGISVIVGQREGGKSWEKAVHDGFVPGETLFSLEEAAERATIVQYLISDAGQMAAWPRLKPLLKEGDALYFSHGFSIVYSDQTGVVPPNNIDVILVAPKGSGRNVRLNFLDGSGINGSYAVYQDFTGRAKEKAIALGIAIGSGYLFPTTFKNEVYSDLTGERGVLMGCLEGVFEAQYSILRKHGHSPSEAFNETVEELTQSLIRLVAENGMDWMYYNCSTTAQRGALDWRHRFRNAVTPVFEELYQSVVSGQETKLVLEANSAPDYSERLAEELEEMKNSEMWQAGAAVRGLRPENRKKP
- the ilvN gene encoding acetolactate synthase small subunit, with protein sequence MQKHTISLLVDNEPGVLSRVAGLFSGRGFNIESLCVAETLDPLVSRMTLVTRGDDAVAEQIMKQLNKLINVMKVHDLTGTEYVEREMALVKVKTKADSRAELLRIVDIFRCKVVDVSPTHYTLEVTGTAEKLAAILSLLKPMGVKEIARTGAIALAREKK
- a CDS encoding HDOD domain-containing protein; its protein translation is MSVDKESLRTRVKALKNVPTLPDVFEAINRLVEDPDTAAEDIATIISSDQALSAKILRVVNSALHGFPGRISSVTHALIILGFDVVQGLILSASVFDMMLGKGMQGLWKHSLGCATTAGVIARKTNHPHPEEVSIAALLHDIGKVIIKTELPEETCRIDEAIEKRKISTYEAEEQILGLNHSTVGRWLCEEWNLPNKLTDPIACHHKPGMSEFVQVPTAIVHVADILVRANGFGFAGDNLVPQIDPKAWALLDISDSVLEEIIREMSEQFEDAGDFLSDDGIVT
- the prmC gene encoding peptide chain release factor N(5)-glutamine methyltransferase, with amino-acid sequence MPPEAWTTLKLLKWATGHFKSHHIDQPRATAEILLAHTLDMERVDLYVHYDRPLEARELAVFKGLIQRRLQREPVAYIVGEKGFWSLDLKVTRDVLIPRPETEILVEAALSIIPRQLSSKRFTILDLGTGSGGIILALARERPGHQFYGVDCSQEAVTLARDNARRHELDNAITFLHGNWFDAVCDKEGYFDLIVSNPPYISRDDLGTLPPEVLQYEPIQALDGGADGLDAMRLIIKKAGAYLSPGGWLVFEIGHDQRDAVEKLMSASGAYSDVTVIKDYNGFDRVVRARAIRK
- the prfA gene encoding peptide chain release factor 1, yielding MLDKLAGVEERFDKLEGLLSDPEVIKDQQAYKHYSMEHAELSKIVSVFRKYKQVAEDIEESKDLLKEGDEEIKELAREDIQISTERLKELEGDLRWLLIPKDPNDEKNVVLEIRAGTGGEEAGLFAADLFKMYSKYAESIGWKVEILSSHATGVGGLKEIIVLIKGKGAYSSLKYESGTHRVQRVPVTESQGRIHTSAVTVAVLPEAEEVDVKIEPDEIRVDVFRSTGPGGQSVNTTDSAVRITHLPTGVVVSCQDEKSQHKNRAKAMKVLRARLYEKMLSEQNEKISADRKSQVGTGDRSERIRTYNFPQGRISDHRIGLTLYKLESVLEGDIGEIIDSLVTHHQALAIQNVETESRNAA
- the ilvB gene encoding biosynthetic-type acetolactate synthase large subunit encodes the protein MIGIEESRIEELAEIHSIAESLNYLCVTGGNRVKTLTGAQIIMAVLKEEGVKTIFGFPGGVIIDIFDELAKTDIQLILVRHEQGAAHAADGYARAKSSVGVCLVTSGPGATNTVSGLASAYMDSIPVVALTGQVPTKLIGTDAFQEVDIVGITRPCTKHNYLVKRTDDLARVLKEAFHVARSGRPGPVLVDLPKDVSQGKARYKPLPKPKMPSYNPTYKPNVKQLRRAVELVKRAKRPVVFSGGGVILSGASKELTNFAKKLHAPVTASLMGLGGFPGTDPLWLGMLGMHGTYRANMAIEGCDLLIGIGVRFDDRVTGKVEAFAPNAKIIHVDIDPTSISKNIPVTVPIVGDCRASLREINGLLDDEKVRFSKKSRKPWLDQIEKWKNTQPLRYEQGDAIKPQCVVEKLYELTQGKAIITTEVGQNQMWAAQYYHFDSPNCFITSGGLGCMGFGLPAAIGAQAACPDRLVVDVAGDGSIQMNIQELATAVQYNLPVKVVILNNRYLGMVRQWQELFYKKRYTATDMECAPDFAKLAEAYGALGLKATKPEEVVSVLKQGLKSPGPAIMDFWVAREEGVYPMVPAGAALSEMLLV
- the rpmE gene encoding 50S ribosomal protein L31 produces the protein MKKDLHPDYYQTAIHCACGNVVEAGSTKKDIRVEICSKCHPFFTGKQKLVDTAGRIERFRKKYANFEANKKNA